The DNA window TGCAACATTTCCAATAATTAAATGTTGCATCTGGTATTTGGTGAGaggaaatattgttttataaatcagtgaatttgatttataagaataattgtaaatgtataaaaatatacatgtatgtatattgcATATTTTACCTTAAGGGATACCCCTTTTAACGGATGACGTTGATGGAAGAATGTGGATGGAAATGCAGGCAATACAGTGCCCAGTAGGAAATACAACACTGGAGTACAAATTTCAGGGCAGCGGTCCTTACTATATAAAGCTTCAAGTCAGAAATGCAAGGTAAATCTTTGGGATTTTTCGATATTGTAGAACAGCTGAATACAAAATTCCCttgtaaatttaattaacaCTGCACATATTTGTGAGGAGTAGTAATTGTTATATTAACTAAGTTAATCGTCTGAATATATATAGAATTCCTCCAACAAAAGTAGAAATATATCAACCGAAGTGGCGACAGTGGACACCCTTGGCTCACACCACTGATGGCTTTTGGACATTTGGTACAGAACCTGTTGAAAGACCAGTAAAACCACCTTTCCGAATTCGTTTGACTGCAGCAAATGGAGAAAGAATAGTTGACAGTGTTCCCGATTTAGGTAAGCATACCATATTAATCAGCAAACATATGAACTAACTATCAATGTATCGGccaataaacttaaaaataggTCCTAATCATGCATTGATATTTTTgctatttgttttaatctttttaatgcatcatttatTTGTTTCTGGCAATTATTTATACTATTTagtgtttcatttttatttcagtcAACGGAGTTGTAATGCAAGGTGATGGAaaacaatttgaatttgatCCAAACTTACCAAAATAGATTACCAGAAAAAGAGATACAGCACCGAGTTTGGAAAGTGAAAATTGTCTACTTCTATGTTCATCAAATATCCATTGTTACTTTACATTAAATTTACTGAACTACtcatatattaaaaatctaaaaggCATACATGTGTACGTCGTTTGACTATGCATAAGTTTAAAAATGGACACTTGTAAGAAATATATGCATggttacttttatttttatttaatgctCGACAAATACTAATAATTGTGTTTGCAAGGACTAAAATGTTTCAGCATATATGTACAAAGAACACATACGCTGCTTTGATATCGCAAACTTATAGCGTTTTAAATAACTCCCAACATACTAATGAAAATTCGAACTTGAAGTGCCATTTTGCGAAATGGCGAAATATATCTCTTTATTATATCAAAAACTTGAAATATCAATAAAGTATGAGGCAGCTGACAAATTCTTTATCTTGATATTAAAAGattataaaaaagtatttacCGTTAGCACCTGATAAGTTTGCAATAAGGAAGGATTTTAGGCTCGAGTATAGTTTCTTTTTATGTAGttgattttaatgtaaaacaacttttgtaaaaaaaaattcagccagCCTTTATATCTGTTTACTGATTTAGATTTCCATTTTTATTCAACATCTACATGTAGCTGAAGTAAACTATTTTGAATTCACACACCTTTTTGTCTATAATTGTTGTTTAGTGCAATTTTATCATTAGATGAgttttataataaattacaaaaacactCTATATTTGACAACTGCTTTGGAATTTTATTCCTCTACTAGCCGATTAACGTCATCATATGATATATAAGTacgtaacattttattttccaacCAAAGGGCACCAACAACAAGTCTTATCCTCCGTCATGTGACATGGCAGATGGCAATGTGTTTCGTCGTATCCAAAACAGGGGAACGCTCTCTTTCCttgtaaatacaaaaatgaTTATGTTTGTCGAAAAAAGTAACATGACAAATATCTGTACCGGTTGAAAAAGTATGtaagcaagtacatgtaagttattGTTTAGCATTGTGCATATATGACATTCAGAATACAAGTgaattgtcatgttgtaaattttagaattttctGGATAGGTGTACATACAAATTTTAAGACATGACAATTACTGTATGACAgaatacattgaaaataaataatttgcaCCCGGTCCATCAGACATATAAGTCATTTCatataaattgtaaatatcCGCGTGCATGCTTTCTAGTAAAGAACAATTATCTTCAATTCTGCATATTTTCCGGTatgaaaattttctgaaaaaataaacGCAAAATTAATGGAAACATAGTACGAGTGGGATTTTACAAAGTGTAACGGACAGACGCCTTACCTGGAAATATACGCGGACAACAACACCTGCTGTCCTCTACCGAGAAGTGACAACGGTAGCCGAGGTACACCGACTTACAGGCCTCCTCCGACTCCGCATAGTGACAGTCCTCTCGTCTCCTGGGGACCAATAAATACTCCATTACAATTGGTCAAATAAAACTCATTATCACATACAGTATACAATGTTTGCCTGATGAAACGCCTTATTTAAAGATGTCATTCTAGTATATAGAGAATGTTGTACATGACTTACCATTTCGCTGCGTTCGCCCATGCAACAAAACTCAAGAAAATCAAGAAGATAGCGACTAGTTTCATGGTCTCGAGCAGTGTCCTCGTGTAGAGATTACACACGACCCTTTTCTGTAACTTGGCCCATTTTCTTCACTTATACAAGATAACTAGCTTTGGAGACCAGTATTCACGTACATAGAGCACAATACCAAATTTAGTAGATGCCCTTGGTTTTGCATAAGATTCAATTATTAAGAGTCAGTATAATGCATCTTGGCGCATTAGCAATATTATAAGGCGCaatgttattaattatttaaaagctACATGTAGCTTTCACATTGGAAAGCAACCTCCAAAGAACAGTAACATTTGGGGTTAcatattttaactttgaacGTTTTCTAATGAAAGTCGATGAAATCTATTTAAATCATCGTCAGATTTCATCTTTCTTGTTCTTCTTCttcaaaacaaaagtaaaatttgtatcttttattttaccGTAATACATATAGTCTCTTCAAAAATCTTGGGATTCTTGACATACGTACATTTATGTTCTAATTCGAACTATCTCAaacgaacataaaatatttacaaccttATTCAATCATAACAACACTGATTATGGGTAAGTGCTCCAAGACTAGCGCATTTCGAACGTAACAAAGAAAGGGGAAAAGAAAAACTGTaagttatatttattattgaacACATTCAAATATTCAATGACTGAGACACAGACATCaatgattttacattttcatgAACATAACCGTCTTTTGCGTTGTCAGAGCGCCACCTGCCGTGCTTCTTAAACAGTCTGTCACTCACACCAGCATTAGCAGCCGCAGTAGCGCCCCCTGACCTTAAACTGTGAAGACCAAATTTGGACTTATCCACACCAACACTTTCCAAAGCATTAAGTAATAATTCCCTTGCTCTACTATAAGACAATGGTCCAGAAtttcttaatttatatttaccagattttttacaaaatgataacgccctgaaaataaaacaatcagAATCCGAAGCAATGTCagcaatttttaaatacaattgtaACATACCATACGGACAAGTAACATTATTTGTTTTAGAAACTATTACATTACTCCCAGTCTTATATTTATCTGTTTTACTCTTAGAGATATACAAAGAAAGATGGTCctcataaaatgtaatgtcagAGCGTTTTAAGTTGACCAGTTCTGAAAAACGTAAAAAAGCTGCATAACTTAATAGACACATACAAGAAATTCGAATGTCTGGTAAACTGCTACTTCCGATCCCGTAACGATTCACTATTTGCTGTAAAATTTCAGAAGTTATTGGTTCTTTCTTGGTAACAGGTTTAGCACTTAAGCGGCGAGCTCCTTCCAAAACTGAAACGACTAATGATGAATGACAAGGATTTTGTGTTCCTGAAATTTCATGAGCCCAAGAAATGGCATAAAAGGCTTCATTAACTTTTGCAACAGAgttaaattgttttgataaattaatcaaatatatgGAAACGTTGAAATCAGAAGCAGGGAAGTGTTGCACTTTAGGACTTTGCGAATAACACCACTTTATCCATGAATTAAAGGCATACCGATATTTACGAAAAGTACTTTCAGATTTGGATTTTTCACAGAAGAACTTCAGGTCCGCCAAATTTTCCCCCGATGTCTGAATTGAGGCCCATCTTCCTGTTTGGAAAACatctgaaaaatgtaaacacgGAAACATTTGTTAGTCCCtcacattattttatttcaaatttgacCATGTCGCTCTGTCCATAACAGGGACCATGTCAAAAACAAATTCCAAGACCATGTCACTAATGCCTAATGCTCTTAGGACCGTGTCTTACACAATATCATCTCATCAGTCGTCATTCTGCAATagcataaaatatatacaacagATACATACAAATGCACAATTCAAGCATCTAACCACGTCACTCAGTACAACAGTACTAGGACCATGTTCAAATCTGCTCATACAGAACAAAGTTTAACAGCCAATAAAGAACCATGAAATTTTTCAGTCCCAAATATACAGTTCTTAGACGTGCCGCTGCACAAAATACCTCTTACATCATTAAACTGAATAACATCTGTTACATAACTTCTATATGTCATATCCGGTCCAAAAATCATAGACCAAAACGGCGCCGATGGCCAATAAGGAACGATCAAAGTACCTCGTGATCTGCAATACATAAGATGCCTTAAACTTCTCATGACTAAATGAATAGGTGGCACTAGCCAATTATTATCTGAACTCCAATCTTGAGAAAAACAATCAACTGCATCAGTACCAGGATTCCAGAACAAAGAGTTAAATCTAGGTAATTTCTTATTAAGATAATTTGCAAATCTGTCCACTGTATAAGGGCCCCacatattattcataaattcaaaaaattcacCAGATACAGACCAATCATCGTAATCCACTAATTTACTTAAATAATCTGCCGTTTCATTCATTTCTCTGGGAATCCATGCAATATCTAACGAAATTTTTCTCTGCAAACACAAATGAAAAATAGAAAgagcaattacatgtaaatcatttttCGTGCTACCACTTTGGACAATTGAAACACAATTTTTACTGTCAGTCAATATTTTCACAGACTTCCCACTAAGGTTTTCTTTGTACGAAAATAAAGCAAGCTGAATTGCCTTAAGTTCTCGCCAGGTGGAACTTTGTGCACTCTCTACTTCTGAAAAATTACTGTGAAAGTACTTGTGTGTACCTGATAATTGACATACAGCTCCTGCAGCTACTGAACTAGCATCTGTGCATAAAATAGCAATTGATTTAGAATAATCTTTCATAAAACGACAGTTATACATGTCCAAATTCTTCGACCAGAACGAAAGTTCTTGCaaaaactcatgtgaactaTCAAATCTAATCAAACTATCCCATGCAAATCGGGACTCGATAATTTCATAACACTTTCTTGTCATAAGTCTACTAATGTTACCGATCACTGGTCCCATAGAAATAACCTTGCCCGTAAACTGAGCCAATTGTCTTGCAGTAATTTTTGGTAATCTATGAAACAAATCTGCTAAAGTGCTCTTACAATCTTGTATACGTCTCTCTGGAATAGACAAACAAAACATGTTAGTGTTCCATATCATTCCTAGCCATTCTAACATTTGACAAGGTTCAAAAATAGACTTTTCCAAATTTACCAAAAACCCAGCCTTTTCTAAGGAATCTTTAACGAAAAGGCTATCAGATACCCCTTTCTCGTATGATTCAGCCAATCCCAGGCCATCGTCTAAATACAACACAATGTTGACACCCGACTGCCTCCAGTATCTCACCATTGGTCGTAAACACTTTGTAAAAATGTAAGGTGCCGAAGAAAGACCGAAAGGCAAAACtgtaaatacataaaataaattattccaAGAAAAACCCAAAAAAGTTTGTTGTGCTGAGCAAATATCTATATGATGATAACCAGACTTAAGgtcaaatttaaacatatgaaaccctttttgaaaatattgcaatGCTATTTTCCAGTCTTCAAATTTCACTTTGTCTCTTCTTACAAACTTGTTCAAAACACTCAGATCAAGGATTAACCTCTTCTTACCAGAACTGTTCATTGCTACACTTAGCGGATTTACCACAACAGGTATGAAAGGAACTTGTATAATACAACTTGAAagtaacaattctgaaacaGTGTCAGAAACAAATTCAGCATTGAGTATGGCAgacttattatttttcatgtacATTTCTTTTGGTGGCATAATAAATGGAATTACATAGCCAGTGCTAATAGTACTGATAATGAAGTCAGATGCATTTATACTCTTCCAAAATTGTACTGCATTTCTTAACCGATGCTTTACACCTTTAGAATCTCTAAAGctttctaaatttttcaaataaatttgatgTTCAGATATGATatcattttctttcaaattacaGAAACTTTCATAAGCCATGAAATCAAAATCGTCATACTTATCATTTACTAACTGATCCCGAACCGCTTGACTGATTGGCGGCGCTGAACAGGGGACAGTGTTTCCTCCAGTGCCCGACTGACTTGCAGTGGAAACAGATGTCGTAGGAAGATGGTTCACGGCGTTTCCCGAAGCCACGAAAAAGCTGCTGTTGACTTCCAGCAGCAGCGGAAGGAATACTGCCAGTAGCAGGCTGAGGAGCGCTGTATCCGGAAGGGCGTGGTTTGTATGGCTGGAACCTCTTCTTCTCTTTAATAGCACGCAAAGCTCTGTTTTCTGCCTGTCGTAGTTTTTTGTCATCGTCCGAATCAGAGGCGATGTCGTTGTGCTCATATTGATGAACTGTGGCCCACCCTGCTGGAGAATTGTCTGCTATACGGATAAGTTTATTTCGTTTAGACAACTTTGTTATGATGCTATCGAATGCTTCACACTCACTcttagattttacttttttctttaacttttgcAAATCTGCGATGATTTCTTCATTGAATTCAAACTGTATTTTATTGCCCGGACTCTTTAATGAAGACGCTATatcttttttaagttttttctcTAAATCAATTTCTCTACCTTCTTGGCTGTCCAAAAGCTCCTTCTTGAACGAGTTTAGCGAAGAAGCCAAGTAACACTTAAATAGGTTGAAAGTGTCCGTTATATCGGCGGCTGGAGTTGAAGAACTCTTGTCGGTGTCCCCGCCCAACAAACCGCTATCAGAGTCCGACATTGCAAAGCGTGTAAACAGCGCTAAGTCTTGAGCTCGAATAACTTAAAATCACAAAGCATACCAGTCATGCCCTAATAACTGTTCTAACCAGTATTACTACTCGTAAACCACCCTTAGTAAACAAACTATAAATAGCAAACCACGTGCTCGATAAAACGTTGTTATATctttcaacctgaattaaatatatttacattttctgatgaaaaaaaagaaacgcaACTCCTATTCAGGCAGTACAAGAACAGAACATATATCGGATTAACTCTCTTTTATTGGTCTAGTATCACTTTTGAGCCCCGTGGGAGGTGCACCAGCAGCAGTACTGTCCAGGGGCGCCACACCTGTCCTGACAATCCGTCACCATGGTACAGCCCGGGGGACAGTTCCAGTCCCAAACCATGGCACAGTGACCCACTTCTCTCTTccctgaaaatcaaaatcaaatcataGTTTCTGAATAGCTTACAGTCTCCCATCAATACCCAGTACGGAAAATATGATACTTGAcacaatttggttttttttaatcactagCAAGTAGCAACACcgtatctacatgtacattgcagtTGAGCAGTTGTTCATCGAGCAAACCCTTGTTattattttctctaaaatattttttgaaataaatctaCCCTCGCTCCAGAAATGTGCTTTTGgaacttacatacatgtatttgtaatggACATGTATTAACTCAGTGAATAACTTCAATGTAAGATACAAAAAGTACGTGTACCatttttgatgacgtcataccTGGGAAGATAGGAGGACAGCAGCACATGCCGTCATGCATGTGACAGGAACCACCGAGGATACCGGTGTGACACTCTGTCTCTGTGTCCACGGGGCGGCACCATTCTCTCTTCCtgatgaaaaattgaaaatgtgcGGTAAGCCAAGCAGCAAATccattaaaacatgaaaattttataaggTACGCTTACCAAATTACAATATCCAGACCTTAGTGCTTAATTCATTCGAATTCTAAAGGCGTGATTGTTTGTGTGTATATACATTAAGGACCCGATCGAAATGTGCAAAAACGTTTTAGTATAATAGTAGAAGTTTTTTGGTTGAAAATCTACaccttttaaatttattgaatCAGATTGAGGTTTGTTCTTATCAGAAATGCcttcgaataaaaaaaaaaagattccttAACAATTAGGAAATAAATCTATATAAAGACCCATGCATTCAATGTATCGGAAACAATGACAAAGCAAGTCTGTTCCAATGGTGCATTAAGTGTTCTTTAACTCTGATAAACAGGcaatatatgtatacaatagATATACACTCAATGACATGTGGTCATTATTAAGAGGTGCTTCAAGTCTGCAACGTTACAATTAACGAACAAATAATACCTTCTTGCAGCTTGTGAAACAGCAATACAGCAGAAAAACAATACAAAGGTTTGTAAATGTTTCATGTTGCCCGATAACAAAAAAGAGTTGGACGCGGAGATCTACGAATGACTCGGTTCTTATCTAGGAGGTCGTCTGCGGTCTCTCTGTAGAAAAAGTACCATATCGACCTATAGAGCGCTAGTTAATGGACGTCATTGTACAAAATTGTCAATTTCTTTCACgcgtattttaaaataaatcctACAAAGGACTGGAATTC is part of the Crassostrea angulata isolate pt1a10 chromosome 3, ASM2561291v2, whole genome shotgun sequence genome and encodes:
- the LOC128179012 gene encoding uncharacterized protein LOC128179012, whose amino-acid sequence is MYAVVFCLAFFGLVQGIQHRDILDLYKYRYHGNGIFFEATHGGTCSYDPPSMPPVARYIDRTIAINPRQFYRGYACGVCFRVNIAGKSNGGAQVDETFTVFVKDYCPNCMPGIPLLTDDVDGRMWMEMQAIQCPVGNTTLEYKFQGSGPYYIKLQVRNARIPPTKVEIYQPKWRQWTPLAHTTDGFWTFGTEPVERPVKPPFRIRLTAANGERIVDSVPDLVNGVVMQGDGKQFEFDPNLPK
- the LOC128178366 gene encoding tyrosine-protein kinase receptor Tie-1-like; the encoded protein is MKHLQTFVLFFCCIAVSQAARRKREWCRPVDTETECHTGILGGSCHMHDGMCCCPPIFPGKREVGHCAMVWDWNCPPGCTMVTDCQDRCGAPGQYCCWCTSHGAQK